A single window of Cytobacillus dafuensis DNA harbors:
- the hisIE gene encoding bifunctional phosphoribosyl-AMP cyclohydrolase/phosphoribosyl-ATP diphosphatase HisIE, whose translation MNFEELTFDEKGLIPAIVQDATTREVLTLAYMNRESLEKSIETGETWFFSRSRQELWHKGATSGNTQKIVEMKFDCDKDAIAVLVKPAGPACHKGTVSCFDASLFQSGEGAASLADYSILLSLEKIIKEREEERPEGAYTTYLFEKGVDKILKKVGEEAAEVIIAAKNRDKEELKWEAADLIYHLLVLLREQDLPFKEVLSVLDKRHEGNPAE comes from the coding sequence ATGAATTTCGAAGAATTGACATTTGATGAAAAAGGCCTCATCCCAGCAATCGTTCAGGATGCGACGACAAGAGAAGTACTGACACTTGCTTACATGAATCGGGAATCCCTTGAAAAATCAATTGAGACAGGTGAGACTTGGTTTTTCAGCCGCTCAAGGCAGGAGCTTTGGCATAAAGGGGCGACGAGCGGGAACACGCAGAAAATTGTGGAGATGAAATTCGACTGTGACAAGGACGCCATCGCTGTACTCGTTAAGCCTGCGGGGCCAGCTTGCCATAAGGGTACAGTGAGCTGTTTTGATGCGAGCCTTTTTCAGTCGGGGGAAGGGGCTGCTAGCCTAGCAGACTACAGCATACTCTTGTCCCTTGAGAAAATTATTAAGGAGCGGGAAGAAGAACGACCAGAAGGGGCATACACGACCTATTTATTTGAAAAAGGTGTGGACAAAATTTTGAAAAAGGTCGGAGAAGAAGCTGCAGAAGTCATCATCGCAGCCAAAAATCGTGACAAAGAAGAGCTTAAATGGGAAGCAGCCGACTTGATTTACCATTTACTCGTTTTGCTTAGAGAGCAAGATCTTCCGTTTAAAGAAGTATTAAGCGTGTTGGATAAAAGACATGAAGGGAACCCGGCTGAATAG